In one Ornithinimicrobium pratense genomic region, the following are encoded:
- a CDS encoding rhodanese-like domain-containing protein, which translates to MDQIPTVSVTDLPDDAVVVDVREPDEWAAGHAPGAVHIPLGEVPERLAELPEGEPLPVVCRSGGRSQRAVQWLVQQGFEVVNVDGGMRAWGSAGKPLTSEHTDEPYVL; encoded by the coding sequence ATGGACCAGATCCCGACCGTGAGCGTGACCGACCTGCCCGACGACGCCGTGGTGGTGGACGTCCGCGAGCCGGACGAGTGGGCCGCTGGGCACGCCCCGGGCGCGGTCCACATCCCGCTCGGCGAGGTGCCAGAGCGTCTGGCGGAGCTGCCCGAGGGCGAGCCGCTGCCAGTGGTCTGCCGCAGCGGCGGCCGCTCGCAGCGGGCCGTCCAGTGGCTGGTGCAGCAGGGCTTCGAGGTCGTCAACGTCGACGGCGGGATGCGCGCTTGGGGTTCAGCCGGCAAGCCGCTCACGAGCGAGCACACGGATGAGCCGTACGTGCTCTGA
- a CDS encoding SAF domain-containing protein codes for MSTTTAARPGAAGDRLPSRPRDRRPALAILALLLVLLGALGSALLVYRTGERVQVLVAQGPIQQGQTVTADDFSVTEIAFDDGTQVVPAGSLGQFVGSTSVAYVPEGSIISAQMFTTRALAPAAAEQVGVVVASVGRPSSAVQVNDIVRVYRTDPSGTAAATDAEELVAAAKVVAVGPVLETRDTVHVTLLLPQDAAPSVISASAAGTAAVSILASDTAPSVDWRTE; via the coding sequence ATGAGCACCACCACCGCCGCGCGACCCGGGGCGGCGGGCGACCGCCTGCCCTCGCGTCCCCGCGACCGTCGACCCGCGCTGGCGATCCTGGCCCTGCTGCTCGTCCTGCTCGGCGCACTGGGCAGTGCGCTGCTGGTCTACCGCACCGGCGAGCGGGTCCAGGTCCTGGTCGCCCAGGGACCGATCCAGCAGGGCCAGACCGTCACCGCCGACGACTTCTCGGTCACCGAGATCGCCTTCGACGACGGTACGCAGGTGGTGCCCGCCGGCTCCCTGGGGCAGTTCGTGGGTAGCACCTCGGTCGCCTACGTCCCCGAGGGCAGCATCATCTCCGCGCAGATGTTCACCACCCGGGCGCTGGCCCCTGCCGCCGCCGAGCAGGTGGGCGTGGTCGTCGCCTCGGTGGGCCGCCCCTCCTCGGCGGTGCAGGTCAACGACATCGTCCGCGTCTACCGCACCGACCCCTCCGGCACCGCCGCCGCGACCGACGCCGAGGAGCTGGTGGCTGCCGCGAAGGTGGTCGCGGTCGGGCCGGTCCTGGAGACCCGGGACACCGTGCACGTGACCCTGCTCCTGCCCCAGGACGCGGCGCCGTCGGTGATCTCCGCCAGTGCTGCCGGCACGGCGGCCGTCTCGATCCTGGCCTCCGACACCGCGCCCAGCGTGGACTGGCGCACCGAGTGA
- a CDS encoding CpaF family protein: MSLTSSDIIPGSREELTATNNLVRTLRAQVADRLNQQRRRDEVAGRRPMSAEDERHYARSLIVQVLEDHATLQITEGRVPPSAAEEERIAGAIHAALFGVGRLQPLLEDRDVENIDINGCDKVFVGYADGREEMAPPVADSDEELIELIQILAANVGLTSRPFDSANPQLDLRLPDGSRLSAVMGVCQRPSLSIRRARLGQVTLEDLRATGTFSEDVMHFLRAAVHARKNIMIAGATNSGKTTMLRALAAEIPAHERLVTVERALELGLDKFEDQHPNVVAFEERLPNSEGLGAVTMAELVRRSLRMNPSRVIVGEVLGDEIVTMLNAMSQGNDGSLSTIHANSSMEVFNRIATYALQAEENLPVEATHMLIAGSINFVVFMRKRNDHATGGGMARGVQSIREVTGIDGRVLSSEVFAAGPDGVARARAPIECIDDLVAYGYSPAMLHRWE, translated from the coding sequence ATGAGCCTGACCAGCTCGGACATCATCCCCGGCAGCCGCGAGGAGCTGACCGCCACGAACAACCTCGTCCGCACCCTGCGCGCCCAGGTCGCCGACCGGCTCAACCAGCAGCGCCGCCGGGACGAGGTCGCTGGACGGCGACCCATGAGCGCCGAGGACGAGCGGCACTACGCGCGCTCCCTGATCGTCCAGGTCCTCGAGGACCACGCCACCCTCCAGATCACCGAGGGCCGGGTCCCACCGAGCGCGGCAGAGGAGGAGCGGATCGCCGGGGCCATCCACGCCGCCCTGTTCGGCGTCGGCCGCCTGCAGCCGCTCCTGGAGGACCGTGACGTCGAGAACATCGACATCAACGGCTGCGACAAGGTCTTCGTCGGCTACGCCGACGGCCGCGAGGAGATGGCCCCGCCCGTCGCCGACAGCGACGAGGAGCTCATCGAGCTGATCCAGATCCTGGCCGCCAACGTCGGCCTGACCTCCCGGCCGTTCGACTCGGCCAACCCGCAACTGGACCTGCGGCTGCCCGACGGCTCCCGCCTCTCGGCCGTCATGGGCGTGTGCCAGCGGCCCAGCCTGTCGATCCGCCGCGCGCGCCTGGGGCAGGTCACCCTGGAGGACCTGCGCGCCACCGGCACCTTCTCCGAGGATGTGATGCACTTCCTGCGGGCCGCGGTGCACGCCCGCAAGAACATCATGATCGCCGGCGCCACCAACTCCGGCAAGACCACCATGCTCCGGGCTCTCGCGGCCGAGATCCCGGCCCACGAGCGGCTCGTCACCGTCGAGCGGGCGCTCGAGCTGGGCCTGGACAAGTTCGAGGACCAGCACCCCAACGTCGTGGCTTTCGAGGAGCGCCTGCCCAACTCCGAGGGCCTGGGCGCGGTGACCATGGCCGAGCTAGTCCGGCGCTCGCTGCGGATGAACCCCTCCCGGGTCATCGTCGGCGAGGTGCTCGGCGATGAGATCGTCACCATGCTCAACGCCATGAGCCAGGGCAACGACGGCTCGTTGTCCACCATCCATGCCAACTCCTCGATGGAGGTCTTCAACCGCATCGCGACCTACGCCCTGCAGGCGGAGGAGAACCTGCCGGTCGAGGCCACGCACATGCTCATCGCGGGGTCGATCAACTTCGTGGTCTTCATGCGCAAGCGCAACGACCACGCCACGGGCGGGGGGATGGCCCGCGGGGTGCAGTCGATCCGGGAGGTCACCGGGATCGACGGGCGGGTGCTCTCCTCAGAGGTCTTCGCCGCCGGCCCCGACGGTGTCGCCCGTGCCCGCGCCCCGATCGAGTGCATCGACGACCTGGTGGCGTACGGCTACTCCCCGGCCATGCTCCACCGCTGGGAGTGA
- a CDS encoding type II secretion system F family protein yields MGGGLYQLLLPMATGALIGLGLYVAVLAVVGLPERDPGTPSRFRGVTLKGVTTRLSLGVVSGLLVLLLTGWVVAGVGIGMLVAFWDQLTGDARAETRGINTLEALATWTESLRDTIAGAVGLEQAIPATATNAGATIRPSLNLMVDRLRIREPLPEALIHFAEDLDDPSADVICSALVLNARLRGPGLRDVLGALAQSTREELDMRRRIAAGRRSIRRSVKIIVGLVLGVMGGLAIFNQRYVEPYGTLEGQIVLVLVAAVFGAGLLWMRRLSQPEQISRFLVVDRTARARDMERLMGQVEDGVREGEAVRGGARDGDRR; encoded by the coding sequence GTGGGCGGGGGGCTCTACCAGCTGCTGCTGCCGATGGCGACCGGCGCCCTGATCGGGCTCGGCCTGTATGTCGCCGTCCTCGCCGTCGTCGGGCTGCCCGAGCGGGACCCGGGCACGCCCAGCCGGTTCCGCGGGGTGACCCTCAAGGGGGTCACCACCAGGCTCTCCCTGGGTGTCGTCTCCGGGCTGCTGGTGCTGCTGCTCACCGGCTGGGTTGTGGCCGGGGTCGGCATCGGGATGCTGGTCGCCTTCTGGGACCAGCTCACCGGCGACGCCCGCGCCGAGACACGCGGGATCAACACCCTGGAGGCCTTGGCCACCTGGACCGAGTCCCTGCGGGACACCATCGCCGGGGCCGTGGGCCTGGAGCAGGCGATCCCGGCGACGGCCACGAACGCCGGGGCGACCATCCGTCCCTCGCTCAACCTGATGGTGGACCGGCTGCGGATCCGGGAGCCGCTGCCCGAGGCGCTGATCCATTTCGCCGAGGACCTGGACGACCCCTCGGCCGACGTCATCTGCTCGGCGCTGGTGCTCAATGCGCGGCTGCGGGGACCAGGCCTGCGGGACGTGCTCGGGGCGCTCGCGCAGTCCACCCGCGAGGAGCTGGACATGCGCCGCCGGATCGCGGCAGGGCGCCGCTCGATCCGCCGGTCGGTCAAGATCATCGTGGGGCTCGTGCTCGGCGTCATGGGCGGGCTGGCAATTTTCAACCAGCGTTACGTCGAGCCTTACGGCACCCTGGAGGGCCAGATCGTCCTGGTCCTGGTGGCCGCCGTGTTCGGGGCGGGGCTGCTGTGGATGCGCAGGCTCTCCCAGCCGGAGCAGATCAGCCGCTTCCTCGTCGTGGACCGCACCGCCCGGGCCCGTGACATGGAGCGGCTCATGGGGCAGGTCGAGGACGGCGTGCGTGAGGGTGAAGCCGTCCGCGGCGGCGCCCGGGACGGTGACCGCCGGTGA
- a CDS encoding type II secretion system F family protein encodes MTPLLWPMLAGGLAGLGVYLFVRALLRPRPGVATLVARIDAGSRSMQTHTLSDFDTSFAEMSRRGRTVMTTLADRLEVVAARRGWQLSRHRTDLTILNRSVGAMLATKVVSGLIMILVAPLAWGAARLGGLDLGSTLPLGVALLLGLLGFFLPDLTLRAEADKRRREFRRTVGIFLDLVSMNLAGGRGLPEALLAASSVSDHWSMVRIRQTLANARLFGTTPWEALGELGRDIGLEELESLSGALLLAADDGAKIRQSLSARAATMRRKALSESEGDEGERSQSMLVAQMLLVIAFLIYLAYPALTALMAQPT; translated from the coding sequence GTGACCCCGTTGTTGTGGCCCATGCTGGCCGGAGGCCTGGCCGGGCTAGGGGTGTACCTGTTCGTCCGGGCCCTGCTGCGGCCCCGCCCCGGGGTGGCCACCCTGGTGGCCCGGATCGACGCCGGGTCCCGGTCCATGCAGACCCACACCCTCAGCGACTTCGACACCTCCTTCGCAGAGATGAGCCGGCGGGGGCGGACCGTCATGACCACCCTGGCCGACCGGCTGGAGGTCGTGGCGGCCCGCCGCGGTTGGCAGCTGTCCCGGCACCGGACAGACCTGACCATCCTCAACCGCAGCGTGGGCGCCATGCTGGCCACCAAGGTGGTGAGCGGTCTGATCATGATCCTGGTCGCACCCCTGGCTTGGGGCGCGGCCCGGCTGGGCGGGCTGGACCTGGGCAGCACCCTGCCCCTGGGGGTAGCGCTGCTGCTGGGCCTGCTCGGTTTCTTCCTGCCGGACCTGACCCTGCGCGCCGAGGCGGACAAGCGTCGCCGTGAGTTCCGCCGCACGGTCGGGATCTTCCTGGACCTGGTCTCGATGAACCTGGCCGGCGGGCGCGGCCTGCCCGAGGCTCTGCTGGCCGCCTCCTCGGTCAGCGACCACTGGTCCATGGTCCGCATCCGCCAGACCCTGGCCAACGCCCGCCTGTTCGGCACCACCCCGTGGGAGGCCCTCGGCGAGCTCGGCCGCGACATCGGCCTGGAGGAGCTGGAGAGCCTGTCGGGAGCTCTGCTCCTCGCGGCGGACGATGGGGCCAAGATCCGGCAGTCGCTGTCGGCCCGCGCGGCCACGATGCGCCGCAAGGCGCTCTCGGAGTCCGAGGGTGATGAGGGGGAGCGGTCGCAGTCGATGCTGGTCGCGCAGATGCTCCTCGTCATCGCCTTCCTGATCTACCTGGCCTACCCCGCCCTGACGGCTCTGATGGCCCAGCCCACATGA
- a CDS encoding TadE/TadG family type IV pilus assembly protein: MGISAPAAPADVAGPVAGRRRVALPWRRHARERGSAALELAIVAPTLLALIFFSLQAAFFFYGRAAATQAAREGVSQLRLAEDQETYALLRDPALERTERFAASVGGAGLVDPSAESSYLEQGDGSARVSVTVTGRVITLVPGLDLTASAEASGTVERFLEPAGS, translated from the coding sequence GTGGGAATCTCGGCCCCGGCGGCACCTGCTGACGTGGCCGGCCCGGTGGCGGGCCGCCGGCGCGTCGCTCTCCCGTGGCGGCGGCACGCCCGGGAGCGTGGCAGCGCCGCCCTCGAGTTGGCGATCGTCGCGCCGACCCTGCTGGCCCTGATCTTCTTCAGCCTGCAGGCGGCCTTCTTCTTCTACGGCCGGGCCGCCGCGACCCAGGCGGCCCGCGAGGGCGTCTCCCAGCTGCGGCTCGCCGAGGACCAGGAGACGTATGCGCTGCTGCGTGACCCGGCCTTGGAGCGCACCGAACGGTTCGCGGCCAGTGTCGGGGGCGCCGGGCTGGTCGACCCCTCGGCCGAGAGCAGCTACTTGGAGCAGGGGGACGGGAGCGCCCGGGTCAGCGTGACCGTCACGGGGCGGGTCATCACCCTGGTCCCCGGCCTCGACCTCACCGCCAGCGCCGAGGCCTCGGGCACCGTCGAACGCTTTTTGGAGCCGGCCGGCTCCTAG
- a CDS encoding TadE family protein, whose translation MATDLAGPTGSHRRPPRRGRRRERGSIALEMAFAAPIVLLLLALAWTYGRVAWANGHLEAGARDAARVATQSRSVEEARANALAVVQENTEAVTGCGETAAVMLTGTFEPGSTLTIRASCSYSLSDIGLPGAPGTMTPTATFSSVIDQRRGISP comes from the coding sequence ATGGCCACCGACCTCGCTGGCCCTACCGGCTCGCACCGGCGGCCACCGCGGCGCGGCCGACGGCGCGAGCGCGGCTCGATCGCGCTGGAGATGGCCTTCGCCGCTCCCATCGTGCTTCTGCTCCTGGCCCTGGCGTGGACCTACGGCCGCGTGGCCTGGGCCAACGGCCACCTCGAGGCCGGTGCCCGCGACGCCGCGCGGGTGGCGACCCAGTCCCGCTCGGTCGAGGAGGCCAGGGCCAACGCGCTCGCGGTGGTCCAGGAGAACACCGAGGCTGTCACCGGCTGCGGGGAGACCGCGGCCGTCATGCTGACCGGCACCTTCGAGCCGGGGAGCACGCTGACCATTCGGGCCAGCTGCAGCTACAGCCTCTCCGACATCGGGCTGCCGGGGGCTCCGGGCACGATGACCCCGACAGCGACCTTCTCCTCCGTCATCGACCAGAGGCGCGGGATCTCACCGTGA
- a CDS encoding Tad domain-containing protein — MSDRGSILPIVPIMALVMLMLAGLVIDASRQLNARGQAVAYAEEAARAGAQAIQPQLPLALDPAEAGDLVAEYCSTVLGQQHVTGCELIRLDPAPEGPPRPLVVVVRVQTQIPTTLLGMVGVQSLSASGEGRAQPVEGVLDVPEPVPEPVPEP, encoded by the coding sequence GTGAGCGATCGGGGCTCGATCCTGCCCATCGTGCCGATCATGGCGCTGGTCATGCTCATGCTGGCCGGGCTGGTCATCGACGCCTCCCGGCAGCTCAACGCCCGCGGCCAGGCCGTCGCCTACGCCGAGGAGGCGGCTCGTGCCGGGGCCCAGGCGATCCAGCCCCAACTGCCGCTGGCGCTGGATCCCGCCGAGGCGGGCGACCTGGTCGCCGAGTACTGCTCCACGGTCCTCGGACAGCAGCACGTGACCGGCTGCGAGCTGATCCGCCTCGACCCGGCCCCCGAGGGCCCGCCCCGGCCGTTGGTCGTGGTCGTCCGAGTGCAGACCCAGATCCCCACCACCCTGCTTGGGATGGTGGGCGTCCAGTCCCTGTCCGCGTCCGGCGAGGGCCGGGCCCAGCCTGTCGAAGGAGTGCTCGATGTCCCTGAGCCCGTCCCTGAGCCCGTCCCAGAGCCGTAG
- a CDS encoding LysM peptidoglycan-binding domain-containing protein, translating to MSTTTPRRPDRGAKTDKGGGASSAYRPRTAEDHLPRPPRQERAAGAGALSLLGILLLVVGVPAALVYFVGNPLPTSAPSTSWLTAPITSDALINIVAALIWVVWAHFVVCLVAEWRAARAGRLPHLVPAGGGSQLLARRLVAGVLLLAGTATATGTMPGQQEPTAVVTTDAGASASSALANLEGPGASVHSAVQRAGEATGQVAQDAAGLAAGPRAEAQVTKFYEVKPPEGRNYDTLWDISERTLGDPFRYKEIYELNKERVQPDGRRLVDADLIQPGWQLVMPADASGPAITAVRAHLPFTSTPLETDTAAVVEAGTAAGETGIDLGSADGAGDLQAGAATGSTLGASGAVHADETRAGAGQDGAGMPSALAGQPARNGVDLGDLTLGGGMILAGLALALSTRRGPYGDPSTQEEALLLAGTPGRAALLDLALRVLAEGRAQQQLPLPDPTAVYVNDEQVLVHLAGSGHAAPPAPWREVEDGRVWSVRREDLAGLQPAASAPWPALVNIAVSHGFDLLVDLEAAPGLVSIGGEVSVAREVAFASVVDLLTHPWSDGVQVTLVGFAGADALADLAPGRVHAATSLEDVLGRLQAGVAEREELTRRLGVDGVLAGRLAGAGADLRPHVVVLSGQPGAEEAQRLTQLLTQGRNSLAAVCVGQTLAARWRFTVDGGGLLDLGALGLSGSARRLRHEDLSSVAHWLRDASEAATQATGTVAAMGPQEAVSTLPQAGAGHVRTAGAMHDRSRALAHVRLLGPVQVQAPHQVDPAREALLTELVCLVALHPGGVHESVLRVSLWPRGVEDDVVEATLAAAIRWLGTDPQGVPLLARDDEGRWRLSPAVHVDWLELAAAAQQHADDPQRLGAVLAQARGEMFSATPADRYRWLAFHAAARDGRVVATAAARRAAAAQAGAGDSTAAEQTLRSGLTLVPRSQALWRDLLRLLGGHDPDTASRVAQDMTTVLADDGFEPETAALVGHLAPAARESG from the coding sequence ATGAGCACCACCACACCTCGACGTCCGGATCGAGGCGCGAAGACCGACAAGGGCGGCGGCGCCAGCAGCGCATACCGTCCCCGGACGGCCGAGGACCACCTGCCCCGCCCGCCCCGCCAGGAGCGCGCTGCCGGAGCAGGGGCCCTCTCCCTGCTGGGTATCCTGCTGCTCGTCGTCGGCGTGCCTGCGGCGCTCGTGTACTTCGTCGGCAACCCGCTGCCGACCTCGGCCCCCAGCACCAGCTGGCTCACCGCGCCGATCACCTCCGACGCGCTCATCAACATCGTCGCCGCCCTGATCTGGGTGGTGTGGGCGCACTTCGTGGTCTGCCTGGTCGCGGAGTGGCGGGCTGCCCGGGCCGGTCGGCTGCCCCACCTGGTGCCCGCCGGCGGTGGCTCGCAGCTGCTGGCCCGGCGTCTGGTGGCCGGGGTGCTGCTGCTCGCAGGCACTGCCACGGCCACCGGCACCATGCCCGGCCAGCAGGAGCCGACGGCCGTCGTCACCACCGACGCCGGGGCAAGCGCGTCGAGCGCACTGGCGAACTTGGAGGGGCCCGGGGCCTCGGTGCACTCGGCCGTGCAGCGGGCGGGCGAGGCCACCGGGCAGGTGGCGCAGGACGCGGCGGGCCTGGCCGCGGGTCCGCGCGCGGAGGCCCAGGTGACCAAGTTCTACGAGGTCAAGCCGCCTGAGGGCCGCAACTACGACACCCTGTGGGACATCTCGGAGCGGACGCTCGGCGACCCGTTCCGCTACAAGGAGATCTACGAGCTCAACAAGGAGCGCGTCCAGCCCGACGGGCGCCGGTTGGTCGACGCCGACCTCATCCAGCCTGGGTGGCAACTGGTCATGCCGGCCGACGCCTCCGGCCCGGCCATCACCGCAGTGCGTGCCCATCTGCCCTTCACCAGCACACCGCTGGAGACCGACACCGCCGCCGTGGTGGAGGCCGGCACCGCCGCCGGCGAGACAGGGATCGACTTGGGCAGCGCCGACGGGGCTGGCGACCTGCAGGCGGGGGCAGCCACTGGTTCCACCCTGGGTGCGAGCGGCGCCGTACATGCCGATGAGACACGCGCCGGCGCGGGACAGGACGGAGCCGGTATGCCGAGCGCGCTGGCCGGTCAGCCCGCCCGCAACGGCGTCGACCTTGGCGACCTCACCCTGGGTGGCGGCATGATCCTCGCCGGCCTTGCCCTGGCCTTGTCGACGCGCCGGGGTCCCTACGGAGACCCCTCGACGCAGGAGGAGGCGCTGCTCCTGGCCGGCACCCCCGGCCGCGCCGCCCTGCTAGACCTGGCCCTGCGGGTCCTGGCCGAGGGGCGCGCCCAGCAGCAGCTGCCGCTGCCCGACCCGACCGCGGTCTACGTGAACGACGAGCAGGTCCTGGTGCACCTCGCCGGTTCCGGCCACGCCGCCCCGCCTGCCCCTTGGCGTGAGGTCGAGGACGGTCGCGTCTGGTCCGTGCGGCGCGAGGACCTGGCCGGGCTGCAGCCCGCGGCGTCCGCGCCCTGGCCGGCCCTGGTCAACATCGCCGTCTCGCATGGATTCGACCTGCTCGTCGACCTGGAGGCGGCGCCCGGACTGGTCAGCATCGGCGGCGAGGTCAGTGTGGCCCGCGAGGTCGCCTTCGCCTCGGTCGTCGACCTGCTCACCCACCCCTGGTCCGACGGGGTGCAGGTCACCCTGGTCGGCTTCGCCGGGGCCGATGCCCTCGCCGACCTGGCGCCCGGCCGGGTCCACGCCGCAACCTCGCTCGAGGACGTCCTGGGCCGGCTCCAGGCCGGGGTCGCGGAGCGTGAGGAGCTCACCCGTCGGCTCGGCGTCGACGGTGTGCTCGCCGGGCGGCTCGCCGGTGCCGGTGCAGACCTGCGTCCCCACGTGGTGGTGCTGTCCGGTCAGCCCGGTGCCGAGGAGGCGCAGCGCCTGACCCAGCTGCTCACCCAGGGCCGCAACAGCCTCGCCGCGGTGTGCGTCGGCCAGACCCTGGCCGCCCGCTGGCGCTTCACCGTCGACGGGGGAGGGCTGCTCGACCTGGGTGCGCTCGGCCTCAGCGGGAGCGCCCGCCGGTTGCGGCACGAGGACCTGTCCTCGGTGGCGCACTGGCTGCGCGACGCGAGCGAAGCCGCCACCCAGGCCACCGGCACCGTGGCCGCGATGGGTCCGCAGGAGGCCGTCTCGACCCTGCCCCAGGCGGGTGCTGGGCATGTCCGGACCGCCGGCGCGATGCACGACCGGTCCCGCGCCCTGGCCCACGTCCGCCTGCTCGGTCCGGTCCAGGTGCAGGCGCCGCACCAGGTCGACCCGGCCCGTGAGGCGCTGCTCACCGAGCTGGTCTGCCTGGTTGCTCTGCACCCTGGCGGCGTGCACGAGTCGGTGCTGCGGGTCTCGCTGTGGCCCCGCGGGGTCGAGGACGACGTGGTCGAGGCCACGCTGGCCGCGGCGATCCGGTGGCTGGGGACCGACCCCCAGGGCGTCCCTCTGCTCGCGCGGGATGACGAGGGCCGCTGGCGCCTGTCCCCGGCGGTGCACGTGGACTGGCTGGAGCTGGCCGCGGCCGCCCAGCAGCACGCCGACGACCCGCAACGGCTCGGCGCGGTCCTCGCGCAGGCGCGCGGCGAGATGTTCTCGGCCACCCCGGCCGACCGCTACCGTTGGCTGGCCTTCCACGCCGCGGCCCGGGACGGGCGCGTGGTGGCCACCGCGGCGGCACGGCGGGCCGCGGCGGCGCAGGCTGGCGCCGGCGACAGCACTGCTGCCGAGCAGACCCTGCGCTCGGGACTGACCCTGGTCCCCCGCTCGCAGGCGCTGTGGCGCGACCTGCTGCGTCTGCTGGGCGGCCACGACCCGGACACCGCCTCCAGGGTGGCGCAGGACATGACCACGGTGCTGGCCGACGATGGGTTCGAGCCGGAGACAGCCGCCCTGGTAGGCCACCTGGCACCTGCCGCACGCGAGTCGGGATGA